A genomic stretch from Camelus ferus isolate YT-003-E chromosome 17, BCGSAC_Cfer_1.0, whole genome shotgun sequence includes:
- the FANCD2OS gene encoding FANCD2 opposite strand protein, translated as MAGYQLWSPWTPLDESFQWLRHTTPTPSSKHPFRASPCFPHTPSDLEVQLCFQEVTLVLDSSFLEAGVSPKLPCHTSELRAMNNKKGLVRKPQPVRLNGVDSVFGRVITAQPPKWTGTFRVSDKSAFCKIISREHQWPTGLKEPQIQMTVTMCKQMLRSILLLYATYKKCTFALQHSK; from the coding sequence ATGGCAGGATACCAGCTTTGGTCACCATGGACCCCACTGGATGAGAGCTTCCAATGGCTGCGACACACAACACCTACACCTTCTTCCAAGCACCCCTTCAGGGCTTCCCCCTGCTTCCCACACACCCCTTCTGACCTTGAAGTGCAGCTGTGCTTTCAAGAGGTCACTCTAGTCCTAGACAGCTCATTCCTGGAGGCTGGGGTGAGTCCCAAGTTGCCCTGCCACACATCAGAGCTCCGAGCCATGAACAACAAGAAAGGGCTGGTCAGGAAGCCCCAGCCTGTCCGCCTCAATGGAGTGGATTCTGTCTTTGGCAGGGTCATCACGGCTCAGCCGCCAAAGTGGACTGGGACCTTCAGAGTTTCAGACAAGTCAGCCTTTTGCAAAATCATCAGCCGGGAGCACCAGTGGCCCACGGGACTGAAGGAGCCTCAGATTCAGATGACAGTGACCATGTGCAAACAGATGTTGCGCTCCATCCTCTTGCTGTATGCGACGTACAAGAAGTGCACCTTCGCCTTGCAGCACTCCAAGTAA